Proteins encoded by one window of Acetivibrio thermocellus ATCC 27405:
- a CDS encoding homocysteine S-methyltransferase family protein: MNKKDFLDFLNQNILILDGATGTELQKRGMPGGVCPEMWVIENPDVIMDIQKDYINAGSNAVYTCTFGGNRIKLSEFGLGDKVVEINKKLAQLSRKAAGEKGLVAGDLAPTGRFVRPFGDMPFEEAVDVYKEQVKGLLEGGVDFFVIETMMDIQEARAALLAVKESCDLPVCVSMTFDESGRTLTGTDSVSALIILQSLGADVVGCNCSTGPQDMIKIIREMKPYAKVPLLAKPNAGLPKLIDGKTRFDMEPEEFGSYIKEFVEAGVNLLGGCCGTSPVYIEQIRKNIEGLKPIPPQPKEICAVASARKTVFVDANEPVVVVGERINPTGKKKLQEELRQGMTSLVRQFAVEQVEKGADILDVNVGMPGIDEKETMVKVVELLSSITDAPLCLDSSSPEVLEAALRIYPGRALINSISAEKVKIEKLLPIAAKYGAAFILLPLGDAGVPKSAGERCKIVEEVFNEASKWGYTKKDVIVDGLVMTVSADQEAAVETLKVIEWCTQSFGCGTIVGLSNVSFGMPERAWINSAFLAMAIGYGLTMAILNPSSDTLMSIKMASDVLKVKDRNSKKYIEHFAALKSDKPQVVEKKDTASPVEKVYDAVVKGDRENIRKYIDDALKDGTEPSIIVDKYLIPAITHVGDLYDRKEYFLPQLIQSAETMKEAFGILEPLLKKEPVDEKGNKVKVILATVKGDIHDIGKNIVGLMLRNYGFEVYDLGKDVSAEEIVKKAKETNAPIIGLSALMTTTMLEMREVVSLVRQEGLNAKIMIGGAVVNADYAKEIGADGYSEDAYGAVKLASKLAGI, from the coding sequence ATGAATAAGAAAGATTTTTTGGATTTTCTAAATCAAAATATACTGATTCTTGACGGTGCTACAGGTACCGAGCTTCAAAAAAGAGGGATGCCCGGCGGGGTATGCCCTGAGATGTGGGTAATTGAAAATCCGGATGTGATTATGGATATACAAAAAGATTACATAAATGCTGGGTCAAATGCTGTATATACCTGTACCTTTGGAGGCAATAGAATAAAGCTTTCCGAGTTTGGATTGGGTGACAAGGTGGTTGAAATAAACAAAAAACTGGCACAGCTTTCAAGAAAGGCCGCAGGAGAAAAGGGATTGGTTGCGGGGGATCTTGCACCTACCGGAAGATTCGTAAGACCCTTTGGGGACATGCCCTTTGAAGAGGCGGTGGATGTTTACAAGGAACAGGTAAAGGGCCTTTTGGAAGGCGGTGTGGACTTTTTTGTAATAGAAACCATGATGGACATACAGGAAGCAAGAGCGGCTCTGCTGGCCGTAAAAGAAAGCTGTGACCTTCCTGTGTGCGTCAGCATGACCTTTGACGAAAGCGGAAGAACTCTTACGGGAACCGATTCGGTGTCGGCTCTGATTATTCTGCAAAGCCTTGGAGCGGATGTTGTAGGATGCAACTGTTCCACAGGACCGCAAGACATGATAAAAATAATCAGAGAAATGAAACCCTATGCAAAAGTGCCTCTGCTTGCAAAGCCAAACGCAGGACTTCCCAAATTGATTGACGGAAAAACCCGGTTTGATATGGAACCTGAAGAATTCGGAAGTTACATAAAAGAGTTTGTGGAAGCGGGAGTAAATCTTTTGGGAGGCTGCTGCGGTACATCTCCTGTGTACATTGAGCAGATTCGAAAAAATATTGAGGGATTAAAACCCATACCTCCACAGCCAAAAGAAATTTGTGCCGTTGCTTCCGCCAGAAAAACGGTTTTCGTTGATGCCAATGAACCCGTTGTGGTGGTGGGAGAGAGGATTAATCCAACAGGGAAAAAGAAACTGCAGGAGGAATTGCGTCAGGGCATGACATCCCTGGTAAGGCAATTCGCAGTAGAACAGGTGGAAAAAGGTGCGGACATACTGGACGTTAATGTGGGCATGCCAGGAATAGATGAAAAGGAGACAATGGTAAAAGTAGTAGAACTTTTGTCTTCCATCACTGACGCTCCGCTTTGTCTGGATTCTTCTTCTCCGGAGGTTCTTGAGGCTGCTCTTAGGATTTATCCCGGCCGGGCCCTTATAAATTCCATTTCGGCGGAAAAGGTAAAAATAGAGAAGCTTCTTCCGATTGCTGCAAAATACGGAGCGGCGTTTATACTTCTTCCATTGGGTGATGCAGGAGTGCCCAAGAGTGCCGGAGAAAGGTGTAAAATAGTTGAAGAAGTTTTTAATGAAGCGTCAAAATGGGGATATACAAAGAAAGATGTCATAGTGGACGGACTTGTTATGACTGTCTCGGCCGACCAGGAGGCGGCTGTTGAAACATTAAAGGTCATAGAATGGTGTACCCAAAGTTTTGGCTGCGGAACAATAGTGGGACTTTCGAACGTGTCTTTCGGAATGCCTGAGAGAGCTTGGATAAACTCGGCTTTTCTCGCTATGGCAATCGGATACGGACTTACCATGGCCATATTAAATCCGTCCAGCGATACTCTTATGAGCATAAAGATGGCTTCGGATGTATTGAAGGTCAAGGATAGGAACAGTAAAAAATATATTGAGCATTTTGCGGCTTTAAAGAGTGACAAGCCCCAGGTTGTTGAAAAAAAGGATACGGCAAGCCCTGTTGAAAAAGTGTATGATGCCGTGGTAAAGGGTGACAGGGAGAATATTCGAAAATATATTGATGATGCGTTAAAAGACGGAACAGAGCCTTCGATAATTGTTGATAAATATCTTATTCCCGCCATAACTCATGTGGGCGACCTTTACGACAGAAAAGAGTATTTTTTGCCTCAGCTTATACAAAGTGCGGAGACGATGAAAGAAGCCTTCGGCATTTTAGAACCTCTTCTTAAGAAAGAACCAGTGGACGAAAAAGGTAACAAGGTAAAAGTGATACTTGCCACCGTAAAAGGAGATATCCACGACATCGGAAAAAATATAGTTGGATTGATGCTTAGAAACTATGGATTTGAAGTATACGATCTTGGAAAGGATGTAAGCGCCGAAGAAATAGTGAAAAAAGCAAAAGAGACAAATGCGCCGATTATAGGTCTTTCCGCTCTTATGACAACAACAATGCTCGAAATGAGGGAAGTTGTAAGCTTAGTCAGACAAGAGGGGCTTAACGCTAAAATAATGATTGGCGGAGCGGTGGTAAATGCTGATTATGCAAAAGAAATCGGTGCAGACGGATATTCCGAGGATGCTTACGGTGCGGTGAAACTTGCGTCAAAACTTGCAGGAATTTAA
- a CDS encoding ribonucleoside triphosphate reductase, with protein MVTKISKRDGRIEKYQPEKITWAIFKAATACGGSDFGRAEELCRQVNEILNKQFKDRIPGVEDIQDIVEKVLIENGHAKTAKAYILYREKRKSARDLNALVGATINMFSDYLGDRDWHIKENANTQKSVNGLNNYVREVFTKKYWLYEIYPAEVREAHENGDCHIHDLGFFGPYCAGWDLRQLLLDGFGGVEGKVESRPAKHLRSFLGQIVNSTFTTQGETAGAQAWSSFDTYCAPFIRYDNMTYEQVKQCLQEFVFNINVPTRVGFQCPFSNLTFDIKVPNTLKDEPVIIGGKYMDATYKEFQKEMDMFNTAFCDVMLEGDAKGRVFTFPIPTINITKDFDWDNPVVDKFMKITCKYGIPYFANYINSDLSPEDAVSMCCRLRIDTTELRKRGGGLFGSNPLTGSIGVFTINLPRIGYLSKSESEFKERLWKIANIGKTSLEIKRKIIEQQSEKGLYPYSTHYLRHVKQRTGEYWFNHFNTIGIVGMNEALKNFMGKDITTPEGQKFAIDIMHYLRDILLEFQNETGHFYNLEATPAEGTSYRLAKIDKERYPDIITAGRDIPYYTNSTQLPVDYTDDIFETLELQDELQSLYTGGTVQHLYLGESIEDVNVCKNLIRKVFTNYKMPYISITPTFSICKDHGYIKGEHFKCPECGNDTEVWSRVTGYLRPVANYNIGKKEEYFNRKKFKLAEKVS; from the coding sequence ATGGTTACGAAAATTTCAAAAAGGGATGGAAGAATTGAAAAGTACCAGCCTGAGAAAATAACCTGGGCAATATTTAAAGCTGCAACTGCCTGCGGAGGAAGTGATTTTGGCCGTGCTGAAGAACTTTGCCGCCAGGTAAATGAAATACTCAACAAACAGTTTAAAGACAGGATACCTGGAGTAGAAGATATCCAGGACATTGTTGAAAAGGTTTTGATTGAGAACGGTCATGCCAAAACTGCAAAGGCGTACATATTGTACCGTGAGAAAAGGAAAAGCGCCCGGGATTTGAATGCCTTGGTGGGAGCCACTATTAACATGTTTTCAGACTACCTGGGGGACAGGGACTGGCATATTAAGGAGAATGCCAATACTCAAAAAAGTGTAAACGGCCTGAACAATTATGTGAGAGAGGTTTTTACAAAAAAATACTGGCTTTATGAAATTTATCCCGCTGAAGTAAGAGAAGCGCATGAAAACGGAGACTGCCACATACATGACCTGGGTTTCTTCGGTCCTTACTGCGCAGGTTGGGATTTACGCCAGTTGCTTTTAGACGGATTCGGCGGTGTTGAAGGTAAAGTGGAAAGCAGGCCGGCAAAGCATTTGAGATCATTTTTGGGACAAATTGTAAATTCCACTTTCACAACTCAGGGAGAAACAGCCGGAGCTCAGGCATGGTCCAGTTTTGATACATATTGTGCGCCGTTTATACGTTATGACAACATGACGTATGAACAGGTAAAACAGTGCCTTCAGGAGTTCGTTTTTAACATAAATGTACCCACAAGAGTAGGATTTCAGTGTCCTTTTTCAAATCTTACATTTGACATAAAGGTACCAAACACTTTGAAAGATGAGCCGGTTATTATCGGCGGAAAATATATGGATGCAACTTACAAAGAATTCCAAAAGGAAATGGATATGTTTAATACGGCCTTTTGTGATGTAATGTTGGAAGGCGATGCGAAGGGAAGAGTGTTTACCTTTCCGATACCTACTATTAATATCACAAAGGATTTTGACTGGGATAACCCGGTAGTGGATAAATTTATGAAAATAACTTGCAAATACGGCATACCGTATTTTGCAAATTATATAAACTCGGATTTGTCGCCGGAAGATGCCGTATCTATGTGCTGCAGGCTGAGAATTGACACTACCGAGCTTAGAAAAAGAGGAGGAGGGCTTTTTGGAAGCAACCCACTGACCGGGTCCATTGGAGTTTTTACAATCAACCTTCCAAGAATCGGTTATCTTTCAAAATCTGAAAGTGAATTTAAGGAAAGACTTTGGAAAATCGCGAATATAGGCAAAACATCTCTGGAGATCAAGAGAAAGATAATTGAGCAGCAGTCGGAAAAGGGACTTTATCCGTATTCAACCCATTACTTAAGGCACGTTAAGCAAAGGACAGGAGAATATTGGTTCAATCACTTCAATACTATTGGAATTGTTGGAATGAATGAAGCGCTCAAAAACTTTATGGGAAAAGATATAACGACTCCGGAAGGCCAAAAGTTTGCCATTGATATAATGCATTATTTGAGGGATATTTTGTTGGAATTCCAGAACGAAACCGGACATTTTTACAATCTGGAAGCCACTCCTGCGGAAGGAACATCTTACAGGCTTGCCAAAATTGACAAGGAAAGATATCCTGACATAATTACAGCAGGACGTGATATCCCATATTATACAAACTCAACCCAGCTTCCTGTGGATTATACGGATGATATTTTTGAGACTTTGGAACTTCAGGACGAACTCCAGTCTCTCTACACCGGAGGTACGGTTCAGCATCTTTATCTTGGCGAAAGCATTGAAGATGTCAATGTGTGCAAGAATCTTATAAGAAAGGTGTTTACAAATTACAAAATGCCCTATATCTCAATTACTCCAACCTTTAGCATCTGCAAGGACCATGGATATATAAAAGGAGAGCATTTCAAATGTCCTGAATGCGGCAACGATACCGAGGTATGGTCAAGGGTAACCGGGTATTTAAGACCGGTGGCAAATTATAATATTGGTAAAAAGGAAGAGTATTTCAACAGGAAGAAATTTAAACTGGCGGAGAAAGTGTCATGA
- a CDS encoding anaerobic ribonucleoside-triphosphate reductase activating protein, whose translation MRIAGIHKNSFVDFPGKIAIVVFTPGCNMNCFYCHNKTLISGGNEEFIDNDEVLELLVKRRGFIDGVVISGGEPTLQKDLEGFLEKVKSLGYAVKLDTNGTNPHVVENLVQNGLVDYIAMDVKAPFGKYNEICRTNVDVDSIKKSIEIIKSGKVDYEFRTTVAPGLEMDDIFEIARGIEGARLYVLQKYRDVSESAVKDFRNPQFLLDAAVRIKGIVQRVETRGVAFCA comes from the coding sequence ATGAGAATTGCAGGGATACATAAAAACTCCTTTGTGGATTTCCCAGGAAAAATAGCAATTGTTGTTTTCACACCGGGCTGCAACATGAATTGCTTTTACTGTCACAATAAAACACTGATTTCCGGAGGCAACGAGGAGTTTATTGATAATGATGAGGTTCTTGAACTGCTTGTCAAAAGAAGAGGATTTATCGACGGCGTGGTTATAAGCGGAGGAGAGCCCACACTTCAGAAGGATCTGGAAGGTTTTTTGGAAAAGGTCAAATCCCTGGGATATGCGGTAAAGCTGGATACCAACGGGACAAATCCCCATGTGGTTGAAAACCTTGTCCAAAATGGGCTGGTGGATTATATTGCAATGGACGTGAAAGCTCCTTTTGGCAAATATAATGAAATTTGCCGCACAAACGTGGATGTTGATAGCATTAAAAAGAGCATTGAAATTATAAAAAGCGGCAAAGTAGACTATGAGTTCCGCACTACCGTTGCTCCGGGGCTTGAAATGGACGATATCTTTGAAATAGCAAGAGGTATTGAAGGGGCAAGACTGTATGTCCTGCAGAAATATCGGGATGTGTCGGAAAGCGCTGTGAAGGACTTCCGTAATCCTCAATTTCTGCTGGATGCGGCAGTAAGGATAAAAGGAATTGTTCAGAGAGTGGAAACAAGAGGAGTGGCGTTTTGCGCTTAG
- the gltX gene encoding glutamate--tRNA ligase — protein MDYKKLADMLFPHITKSVSYYEDVVFPARNLSPGAKVTRLAPSPTGFIHLGNLYGAFVDERLAHQSNGVFILRIEDTDDKRKVEGAVETIISSLEFFNLKFDEGAGINGETGNYGPYFQSNRAEIYQTVAKHLVEMGRAYPCFCSEEELEEIRKQQLAENVNTGYYGKWAVHRNLTLEEVQKHLENNESFVIRFKSMGNPEETFEIDDAIRGRLSMQVNFQDIVLLKANGIPTYHFAHVVDDHLMRVTHVVRGEEWLSTLPIHYELFTTLGWDLPVYCHTAHLMKIDNGVKRKLSKRKDPELGLEYYMQLGYHPAAVREYLMTILNSNFEEWRIQNPDSDINDFPFSLNKMSNSGALFDLDKLNDVSKNVLAKIPAEEIYEFLLKWAKEYKKEIVNLLEEHKDSVIKLLSVGRNSEKPRKDLIYCEQIFEFIKYFFDEYFAIVDKYPDNVDEEEAKKILKAYLETYDHNDDQTQWFEKIKVIATENGYAAKPKDYKKNPDMYKGHVGDVSTVIRIAIVGRSSSPDLWEIQQIMGEEKVRERIQRLL, from the coding sequence ATGGATTATAAAAAGTTGGCGGACATGCTTTTCCCGCACATAACCAAATCGGTTTCCTATTACGAAGACGTTGTATTTCCTGCCAGAAATTTAAGCCCCGGAGCAAAAGTTACGCGGCTGGCGCCAAGTCCGACAGGTTTTATCCATCTTGGCAATCTGTACGGGGCTTTCGTGGATGAACGTCTGGCTCATCAGAGCAACGGAGTGTTTATTCTCCGCATAGAGGATACTGATGACAAGCGTAAAGTTGAAGGAGCAGTGGAAACCATTATATCCTCTTTGGAGTTCTTCAACCTCAAATTTGACGAAGGAGCAGGCATCAACGGAGAAACAGGCAATTACGGCCCGTATTTTCAGAGCAATCGTGCTGAAATTTATCAAACCGTGGCCAAACATTTGGTTGAAATGGGCAGAGCCTATCCTTGTTTCTGCTCGGAAGAAGAACTTGAGGAAATAAGAAAACAGCAACTGGCTGAAAACGTTAATACAGGTTACTACGGCAAATGGGCTGTTCACAGAAATTTGACCTTGGAAGAAGTTCAAAAGCATCTGGAAAACAACGAAAGCTTCGTTATTCGTTTTAAATCCATGGGTAATCCTGAAGAAACCTTTGAAATTGATGATGCCATAAGAGGCCGTCTTTCCATGCAGGTTAACTTTCAGGACATAGTGCTTCTAAAAGCAAACGGTATACCAACCTACCATTTTGCCCATGTGGTGGATGACCATTTGATGAGAGTTACCCATGTGGTAAGAGGTGAGGAATGGCTTTCAACCCTTCCCATCCATTATGAATTGTTTACGACACTGGGATGGGATTTGCCGGTATACTGTCATACAGCCCATTTGATGAAAATAGACAACGGAGTTAAAAGAAAGCTTTCAAAAAGAAAGGATCCGGAATTGGGATTGGAATATTACATGCAACTGGGGTATCACCCCGCTGCAGTAAGAGAGTATCTTATGACAATATTAAACTCCAACTTTGAAGAGTGGAGAATTCAAAATCCGGACAGCGATATAAATGATTTTCCTTTCTCTCTGAATAAAATGAGTAATTCCGGTGCTTTGTTTGACTTGGACAAACTTAACGATGTAAGCAAAAATGTTTTGGCTAAAATTCCGGCGGAAGAAATTTATGAATTTTTGCTGAAATGGGCAAAGGAATACAAAAAAGAGATTGTTAATCTGCTCGAAGAACATAAGGATTCGGTAATAAAACTTTTGTCTGTGGGCAGAAATTCTGAAAAACCGCGCAAAGACTTAATCTATTGTGAACAAATATTTGAGTTCATTAAATATTTCTTTGATGAATACTTTGCAATAGTTGACAAATATCCGGACAACGTAGACGAAGAGGAAGCCAAAAAAATACTTAAGGCATACCTTGAAACCTACGACCACAACGATGATCAAACACAGTGGTTTGAAAAAATCAAGGTTATTGCCACAGAAAACGGATATGCGGCAAAACCAAAGGACTACAAGAAAAATCCCGACATGTACAAAGGACATGTGGGTGATGTAAGCACTGTTATAAGAATCGCCATAGTAGGCCGCAGCAGTTCACCGGACCTTTGGGAGATACAGCAGATTATGGGCGAAGAAAAAGTAAGAGAAAGAATTCAAAGATTGCTATAA
- a CDS encoding YcxB family protein, which yields MAFLAFPQFIFLPIAVSFGYNKLYKNDDNLKKSVKYIFYKDYYVIKNFAGERRIDCINIEKVVEKESCFVLHLTSKLLQIMPKKVFEEKERELKKFRQLMNEYQSCKSSVRV from the coding sequence GTGGCTTTTCTTGCATTTCCTCAGTTTATTTTCTTGCCAATAGCCGTAAGTTTCGGATACAATAAGTTATATAAAAATGATGATAATTTAAAAAAGTCTGTTAAATACATTTTCTACAAAGATTATTATGTAATCAAGAATTTTGCGGGAGAAAGACGAATTGATTGTATAAATATTGAGAAGGTTGTTGAGAAAGAATCTTGTTTTGTTTTGCATTTAACCTCTAAATTGTTACAAATAATGCCAAAAAAAGTTTTTGAAGAAAAAGAACGTGAGCTAAAGAAATTCAGACAGCTCATGAATGAATATCAAAGCTGTAAGTCTTCGGTGAGAGTTTAA
- a CDS encoding tautomerase family protein: MPHVIVKLWPGRTEEQKQELANRIAKDVIETLNAPQTSVSVSIQEVPREKWVDEVYNPDIMDKEETLYIKPGYKPENL; the protein is encoded by the coding sequence ATGCCGCATGTTATCGTTAAATTATGGCCCGGAAGGACGGAAGAACAAAAACAGGAGCTTGCAAACAGAATCGCAAAGGATGTCATAGAAACATTAAATGCTCCTCAAACCAGCGTTTCCGTAAGCATTCAGGAAGTTCCAAGAGAAAAATGGGTTGATGAAGTGTATAATCCTGATATAATGGACAAAGAAGAAACACTTTATATTAAGCCTGGATACAAACCGGAAAATCTTTAA
- a CDS encoding TM1266 family iron-only hydrogenase system putative regulator yields the protein MEKENRKENRIAVIGIVIHNREESSRKVNEILSDYGNIIVGRMGVPYKEKGISVIAIIVDGTTDEIGALTGKLGNINGVKAKVALTN from the coding sequence ATGGAGAAAGAAAATAGGAAGGAAAACCGCATAGCCGTTATAGGAATTGTAATTCACAACCGTGAGGAAAGTTCAAGGAAAGTAAACGAGATATTGAGTGATTACGGCAATATAATTGTCGGAAGAATGGGTGTGCCGTACAAGGAAAAAGGCATTTCTGTAATAGCAATAATTGTTGACGGCACAACTGATGAAATAGGGGCTCTTACAGGCAAGCTTGGCAACATAAACGGAGTGAAGGCAAAAGTTGCTTTAACAAATTAA
- the hydG gene encoding [FeFe] hydrogenase H-cluster radical SAM maturase HydG — translation MVEKVDFIKEDLIFSLLEKGKITDRNEIREILAKARECKGISLGEVAKLLYLEDEELLEELYDVAKYIKNKIYGKRVVLFAPLYTSNECTNNCLYCGFRHDNKELHRKTLSLEEIVEEAKAIERQGHKRLLLICGEDPRKTNVKHFTDAMEAIYKSTDIRRINVEAAPMTVEDYRELKKAGIGTYVIFQETYHRETYRIMHPVGKKANYDWRITAIDRAFEGGIDDVGVGALFGLYDYRFEVLGLLMHCMHFEEKYGVGPHTISVPRLRPALGAPLKEIPYKVTDKDFKKIVAIFRIAVPYTGIILSTRERAEFRDELLSVGVSQISAGSKTNPGGYQEDDDHADQFEISDNRSLPKVMETICQQGYIPSFCTACYRRCRTGEHFMEYAKAGDIHEFCQPNAILTFKENLMDYADEPLRKMGEEVILKALEEIEDEKMKTLTIAKLEEIEKGKRDIYF, via the coding sequence ATGGTTGAAAAAGTTGATTTTATAAAAGAAGATTTGATTTTTTCTCTTCTTGAAAAAGGTAAAATTACTGACAGGAATGAAATAAGAGAAATATTGGCAAAAGCCAGGGAGTGCAAGGGCATAAGCCTGGGAGAAGTTGCAAAGCTGCTTTACCTGGAAGACGAAGAGCTGTTGGAAGAACTCTATGATGTGGCCAAATATATAAAAAACAAAATATACGGAAAAAGAGTGGTTTTGTTTGCTCCTTTATATACAAGCAATGAGTGTACAAACAACTGCCTTTACTGCGGTTTCAGGCATGACAACAAAGAGCTTCACAGAAAGACTTTAAGTCTTGAAGAAATAGTGGAAGAAGCAAAAGCTATTGAAAGACAGGGACATAAAAGATTGCTCCTTATTTGCGGAGAAGATCCCAGAAAGACTAATGTAAAGCATTTTACCGATGCAATGGAGGCAATATATAAATCCACCGATATCAGAAGAATCAATGTCGAGGCCGCGCCGATGACGGTGGAAGATTACAGGGAGCTGAAGAAAGCCGGTATAGGAACTTATGTGATATTCCAGGAGACATATCACAGGGAAACCTATAGAATAATGCATCCTGTGGGCAAAAAAGCGAATTATGACTGGCGTATAACGGCAATAGACAGAGCCTTTGAAGGCGGTATTGACGATGTGGGTGTCGGAGCGCTCTTCGGACTTTATGATTATAGATTCGAAGTTTTAGGCCTTTTGATGCATTGTATGCACTTTGAAGAAAAATATGGTGTAGGGCCGCACACCATATCTGTTCCGAGACTTCGTCCTGCCTTGGGAGCTCCTTTGAAAGAGATTCCGTACAAAGTTACCGACAAGGATTTCAAGAAAATTGTGGCCATATTCCGAATTGCTGTTCCATATACGGGAATTATTCTTTCAACAAGAGAAAGAGCTGAATTCAGGGATGAACTTTTAAGTGTTGGAGTATCTCAGATAAGTGCAGGTTCCAAAACCAATCCCGGAGGATACCAGGAGGATGACGACCATGCGGATCAGTTTGAAATAAGTGACAACAGGAGTTTGCCGAAAGTAATGGAAACAATATGTCAACAAGGTTATATTCCAAGCTTTTGCACCGCTTGCTACAGAAGATGTCGTACCGGGGAGCATTTCATGGAATATGCAAAGGCCGGGGATATACATGAATTCTGTCAGCCGAATGCCATTCTAACTTTCAAGGAAAACTTAATGGATTATGCCGATGAGCCTTTGAGAAAAATGGGTGAGGAAGTAATACTTAAGGCTCTGGAAGAAATTGAAGATGAAAAAATGAAGACTCTTACTATTGCAAAACTTGAGGAAATTGAAAAAGGAAAGAGAGATATTTATTTTTAA
- a CDS encoding aminotransferase class V-fold PLP-dependent enzyme, protein MIYLDNAATSYPKPDRVYDEMLLCMKEYCANPGRSGHELAIKTGRAVYETREIVSRFFNIENPMRVVFTKNATEALNLAINGVLKEGEHVITTSMEHNSVLRPLKTLERNNIIELTIVWGNYFGEIDVADIERSIKKNTKMIICSLSSNVNGIIMPVKEIGKITRERGILFLVDASQGAGSIKLDVQEINADLFAVPGHKDLLGPQGVGALYVNENVEITPIMQGGTGSRSESFYQPEIFPDMLESGTLNAPGIVGLGFGIKFIESFGVDNIRIYKHMLIKRLYEGIENLNGIKLYSLKDMDKNSGIISFNFIGVDSTKVSFMLDRIYGIASRSGLHCAPLAHETIGTKATGTVRLSVGCFNTIEEIDTTIEALREISQGL, encoded by the coding sequence ATGATTTATCTTGACAATGCGGCAACTTCATATCCGAAGCCTGACAGAGTTTATGATGAAATGCTTTTATGTATGAAGGAATACTGTGCAAATCCCGGAAGGTCAGGGCATGAACTGGCAATAAAAACGGGAAGGGCGGTGTATGAAACCCGGGAAATTGTGTCAAGATTTTTCAATATCGAAAATCCTATGAGGGTCGTATTTACCAAAAATGCAACAGAAGCTTTGAACCTTGCCATTAACGGAGTATTGAAAGAAGGGGAACATGTAATTACTACAAGCATGGAGCACAACTCTGTTTTAAGACCTTTAAAAACGCTGGAGAGAAACAATATTATAGAGCTTACCATAGTATGGGGAAATTATTTCGGTGAAATTGATGTGGCGGATATAGAAAGAAGTATAAAAAAGAACACAAAAATGATTATATGTTCCCTTTCCTCCAACGTTAATGGTATAATAATGCCCGTAAAAGAAATAGGGAAAATAACCAGGGAAAGGGGAATTTTATTTCTTGTTGACGCATCCCAAGGGGCAGGTTCTATAAAGCTGGATGTCCAGGAAATAAATGCAGATTTGTTTGCCGTTCCGGGCCATAAGGATTTACTTGGTCCCCAGGGAGTAGGTGCACTTTATGTGAACGAAAATGTGGAAATAACGCCGATAATGCAGGGGGGTACAGGCAGTCGTTCTGAAAGTTTTTATCAACCGGAAATATTCCCCGATATGCTGGAAAGCGGAACCTTGAATGCTCCAGGCATAGTCGGTTTGGGATTTGGGATTAAATTTATAGAAAGTTTCGGAGTTGACAATATCAGAATTTACAAGCATATGCTTATAAAAAGATTATATGAAGGCATTGAAAATTTAAACGGAATAAAGCTTTACAGCCTGAAAGACATGGATAAAAACTCCGGAATTATTTCCTTCAATTTTATAGGTGTGGATTCTACAAAAGTGAGTTTTATGCTTGACAGAATATACGGCATTGCTTCCAGGTCCGGCCTTCACTGTGCGCCTTTGGCCCATGAAACCATTGGGACAAAAGCAACCGGTACAGTGAGGCTAAGTGTGGGATGTTTTAATACCATTGAGGAAATAGATACTACAATTGAAGCATTAAGAGAAATTTCCCAGGGATTATAA